CAtttatcaattaaaatgtttactttgacAATAATAAATAGGAAGAGTGAAAACATGACTCACTGGTAATGACTCAAATCTTCCATCTAATGGATCCTGTGTGGTACTAACGTTagttttataatatatttgGAATTTGTCAAGCTCCTTCACTTCTGAATTAACATTGATTTCATTAAATTCTTCAAAATCTGTGTCAAATCTCAGTATTCGATCAACAGATACTTGTTGAGAGAGCTCAGTTTTGGCTGAGTTAATCAGTTCTCCAACACTTCCAACTGTGAATAGTTTTGTCAATGAAGACAGTCGCAAGAGAGTAACGTTAAACGTGATTTGCCCCTCGTCTTCCATTACCTAGATAAAAGATATAATAACACCACATTATAATGCTGTAATCATACAAaagtaataatttaataatgagAAAATGTAAACGTTAAGTGTAGGAGCGATCAAGAAGTTAAATTTGAAATAGTCAGTGACAAGCAAGGtaagttagctaacgttagcacaAAGTGGCGCGCTTTTTAAACCACACAAAACTATTAGCCACAACGTCCTTTTAACCACTGCATAGTTTTTGGTAAAAGACTGTTAGGAGTTCAAACTTAAGCTGCCATGATGTATATTAACCTTTAAGTCTTAAATCAATAAATCCCTAAACAGCTTGGCAAAGCGTGAGATGTTAGTGCTACACAAAACACATAGTCGGCTACGGAACATGAAAACGGCATAAAAAaggttaaaacaaacaaattatgtttCCTGGACATTTAACAGAACTATTTCTCATGCTAGGTGgggaaatatgtattattttacacGTTTAATTAGATTCACTCACCTGAGGCATACATGACGCGTTTCTGATGGCTTGTTAGGTCGGCGCGGCGTCGGTTGGAAAAGAACGCCACTGCGCAGGCGCAGCAACATAATTTGCGTCGTCACAACAGCTGTTTCCCCCCAGCGagttaaaatgcttttttcacaTTTGCAACCTGATACATAAATCCAATCTTTCAAGTTGACATCGCCCGTTGAGTATTTGCAACAGATTATGTGCCTTTTATATAAGCATATACGACTAAACGTGTTTAACACAGTAATTGTGTAAACAACATTTACACATCATATGTCTgtagtaacacaaaatgtgttacAAATCCTTTTACACATATTTTGTGTTAATTTTTAACACATCAATTTTAAGAGTGTAggtatcattaaaaaaaaaaactatttcatgcATTAAGGATAAATTATAGAtattaaggttagtgttaaCAGGTTAGGGAGCAtggattttcagtttttctgtctccaggatgtgtgtgttaaagATATTTTATAACAAAAATATGATATCCACATTTCCAAAGAAAAAGTAGTGAAGCAAAGTGGACACAATCATGCACAAACTAACCCAGTTACTATCAGGCAATATTGGCAGAATGTTGACTTAGGGACTGAACATATAAAAGACAGGTAGATGCTTCAGGTTTATACATCCAATGGTATCTTATTGCATGTAATTTTGTGCCTGTGTCATGATTGACATAGTTTGGACTTGGGAAAGGGATTTGCAACAGAGAtaacataaacaacaaaacaaagacacacatatcattatttgcttgtatttttctctttttttattataggGGGATgaaaaattgatgaaaaagcCAATTTTGGGACAGATGAAAAACGCAGCCAGGATACTGGGGTAACATCCTTTCTGGAAGTGCTATCCTTTCCCTGATCTCTGTAGGTCAACAATCATGTCTCCTTTCAGCTGGAAGCTCTTTGTTTTACCCATGGAGATGGGTGACCAAAGGATTTCATGTGTAAGACCACATTTATACCCCAGGGAAACAGGAACATGTGAAATGCATCAACACAGTTCCTGGAGACAAAGACCCCAAAATAAGCATTTTAAATGGGTACTTCACCCTGGGGGATCTTAGTTGGTGTGTATCATGTCTGAGAGATTTCTTACACTTAATTGGCCTGGAAGGATTCTTTTTTGTGCAACAGAAAGTGTTGACGGATGAGTGAGATCTGAAAAAGGAAtttagtcatgttttgttttttcgcTAAAACTCCACGTTTGCGCTACAAGGGGATTTTATTTGTAGTTGTGGTTATCCTTAATTGACAGAGCCATCGGATTTTAACAATGTTCCAATCAGCATATACACTGCTTAAAaagattaagggaacacgtTATCATCATCTTACATCAAGTCAGTTAGACTTCAGGGAATTcattctgtccagttaggaataataagcgattgtgaatcaatgtcacttgttttggtgcaaatgaaagtgacaacaggtgcactggagatgcaacagcaagacaacccacaaaaagggaatggttttgcaggtggtggccacagacaattgctctcttctTATCCTTCATAcatgattcttctctagtttagcattttgcttgTGTCCTTGCCACTACTGGTAACATGAGGCTGTACTTGAAGCCCATTCaagttgcacaggcagtccaacACCTCCacgatggcacatccatacgtgcctttgatgggccattacatgaggagagctggccagggccatagaagggcatcaacccaaaagcaggaccagtatctgctcctttgtgcgaggaggaacattgccagagccctacaaaattaccttcagcgagctactggtgtgcatgtttctgaccacactgtcagaaacagactccatgagggtggcaagagggcccaacgtcccctagtgggacctgtgctcacagcccagcaccattcAGCTCGATTGACAATCGcaagagaacaccagaattggcaggtacgccattggcgccccgttctcttcagatgagagcaggttcacactgagcacatgtgaaagagtctggagatgccatggtgaacattatgctgcctgcaacataaTTTAGCcagaccggtttggcagtgggtcagtgatggtcaggggaggcatatccttgaggggatgcacagacctccacgtgctagccaacagtaccttgacggctgttaggtaccaggatgaaatcctcagacattAAGCTTGTGCGGTGGGCCCTGGCCTCaagtggccagagtgtgtaagcagttcctggatgatgaaggcattgatgccattgactggccctcatgttcccagacctgaatccagttgagaacctcaggtacgttatgtattggtgcatccggcGCTatcaagtagcgccacagactgttcaggagctcactgatgccctgatccaggtctgcgaggagatcccccaggacaccatcagtagtctcatcaggagcatgcccagatgttgtcaggagtgcatacaggcacataggggccatacacactactgagtgacattatgagttgccatgaaaAAATTCACACATGTTGGAAGAAcctgtgattttaattgtttactttgattttcgttgtgagtttgaatccagccctctaTTGGTTGGTGATTGTGGTTTCCATTTACCTTTgtttacgtcattttgttctcaacaaattacacaatctGGGAGAGTGACGTAAACTGTCATCACACCACAACTGAATGACTCAAATGCATTTCGAAGGAAATCAATTCCAAAAATTCACTTTTAAAAAGGCACAGCTGTTAACTGCATTTCAGGTGCAAAACTGTCAAAGGTAAAGAGCGAccactttgaagaatctaaaatgatgtttttttttcatgtttaacactttttttggttactacatgattccatgtgttgttttatagttttgatgtcgtcactattattctacaatgtgcaATATAGAAAAATATGGAGTAGGTGTCCAAAGTtttgacaaaacacacattccACTTTACATTCTTAGACTTTTGACCTCTGATAATGGGGTTCAGTGTAGCTCACTTGGTTAAAGGATTGTGGGTATGAATTCCACTCGGGGCCAGTACAAAacgtatgaaaatgtatttaatttattgCAGCTTTAGCATTAGGTCCCCAAAGTGGGGTTCCATACAAACTGAATTTAATTTTGCAGTTATGTAACAGATTTTACTGTGCGCTgggggatattcaatgccttggaaatttTCTGATGTCTTATCcctggtgcttttgaagaaataTATTCCAGATTTGGTTTGGATGTTCCTTCATCTTCATGATGTAGCTTTTGTTAGCAATTGTGTTAATCAACTCTGGAGCTTTCCAGAGataggtgtatttaacctgacaTCCTTAATTGCACATAGATGGATTCCATTCAACTCATTAGAGGACTTGTGTCACAGTGAACGGGTGAATATTTAGGAAGTCAATGATTATCTGTTTcacatttataattaatttagaaaaaatatatttttgacaatatgtacattttgtgCTGACTTTTCATTAAATCCTCATGTTGTTACACAATCTGTAGAAAAGTCtgaagggggtgaatacttttgtgaGCCACAGTATTGCACATTAAATGTTCCTCTGGTGTGTAGAGGTTCTGATCTGACACCTTTTGGTTGAGcaagctttgtgacataaaAATTATCAACATCAGATGGCGCTGTGTAGAACACGTCTTGATTTTGACTCTCCAAGTCCACTGGAAGTTATCAGGCTTTAAGTACTAATTAGACCATGACATTTAGGAGAATTAGATCAGGAAATTTAGGAGAAAAGGAACCCTCTCAGAATTGAATTCCTACCACTGAAGACACATCATGGTTAGGATTAACAGTATAaatctttatttcatttttatcttttacatacattttcatttggaaaAACACTAACTAAATACATATTCTAGAAACATTGTGATTGTTCTAAATTCATCAACAGATCCGTACCAAAAACAGGTAACAAACTTACCATGAAAGAATGTTCATACCAGCATCTATTTCAGAAGGCACACATGGTAATGTTGTTTGGTCTGTTACTTTGAGCTTTCAGTTTATACTTTTTTTCACCAAGGTAACATGTTGAGGGGTCACTGATATAAAAACCCAGGTCCACCTTGATATTGTGCCCAGTCTCATGTCATATCAGCAACAGTTCTGGTGGTGtaataaattaatgaataaatagGGCTCAGTTAGCCAAGGGAGGTGGCCAGGGAGCCCTCTACCATGTCCCTAGTGTTAGACCTGACTGGCAATCTCTGAGTCATCCTCTTTAAACCACTGCACAGGGATCGTGTTTGCTGCCCTCTggaacacctgtctctggggaACCTACAGACggaacaaaagaaaacatacatctGAAAATATATATCTGGTTTGTCAGGTCTATCATATCAGCACTTGTCATGCTTTTAAATATTACTAGCAAATAACATTAGTGGAAGGTCACAGTTTGTAGGGAGGACAACCAATGAGATCAGTGATGACAAACAATTATGTTTCGCTTGTGGTGCCATGCAAAATGTCAGGGCCAGAAGTCAGTGCATTGTCCTACAGCAGAAACACAGGCCTCCTATCCGTCATTAATCAGTTCTCACAACACCAGGAAGTCTGAGACAGAATTGTGAAGTGATGTGAGGAGGAAGTATAGAGCACGGCACTGCAGGTATAACTTCACCATTTAGAAAGAAAGTCATTCGGGTTAAACCAAATCAAAtctttttgggggggatttgACTATCACCTACTATTACTGAGAACCATTAGACCATCTACTGTAATTCAGCTGTCCATGCCTTCTCAACCCCATGCAATACAGATCATAGTTGAAGAGTTAAGACAGTAAAAGGATCCAGGAATGTGGCACTTGGGCGTTACTATGACATCATAAAAATTCAAAGGTCTCAATACTACATCCCTTAAATCTATATCAACTAAAAAtattaatgacttaaaaataTAAGCAGCATTTATTCTGAAAAATATAAGCAGCATTTATTCTGCAGGCTAAAaggattaaaaaatatatatattttaatattagatctataaaatatgtaaatgatCAGGATGCGCAGAAGCACAACCTATGGTCATGGGCACCGTTTCCGGGCTTGCTTTTGACGTGCCGGCGGCCACTGACAGACAATGATCTGATGGCAATATAACACAGTGATATTAAGTGACAGGGGTGCCGACAACAACTGGAGGAACTACACTGCAATCCTGTTGCACGGTCTTGGTTGTTTACCTGCTCACGGTACGTCTGGTGTTGGGAGAGAGGTGACTCACAGCCTGGTATGTTCCTCACCCTGACTGCACCCTGTCTGTCCAGGGAGCTGGGTCTGAACTGGTTGCGCTGGTGCCACGACTTAAGCTCCTCGTTCACCACCTGCCGAGGCAGGCCTCTGGGTGGATGCTGGGAGTACTCCCGGAGCGAGGGGGCGCGGGACAGTCTGACGTGGGGCGGCAGGGGTCTGACAGCACACTGGGGGTGCACAGGTGCCGCCTCGTACCAGTGCTCATACCGGCTGGAGTGACAGGGGGCCGGGTGGCCGTGGTACAGCCTGGCCATGTCCATCTCTGGAGGGTAGGCCATCCCGTCGTCATAGTAATCCCTGTAAAAGCTGGGCCCGGAACGCTGTTGGGGTGGCTGCAGATGGTAGCCAGGCCCTGGGGGGTAGGCCTGTGACCCAAGACTGTTGTGCTCCTTGTCACTGGATTGCTGATACCTGTAAGCGGGCTGACACTGCCTGGGCAGGTCGTAGGACGCCTCTCGACATGGGGAGCTGGTGTAGGATGGGGCTGAGTGTTCCGAGTTACTGTCGTCAGTCTCAGAATTTGAGTGGTAGGCGGGGTTCCCGTAGACGCCCCTCTCGTCTGGAGGAGTGACCATGTAATCCACCAGTCGCCTCCGGGGGATGCGGGCGCGCCCCCGGTCCTTATCCAGGTTGAGTGGAGGGTCACTGTTGGGGACCCTGTAAAATATCATGGCATTACGAAATCTGGCGAACAAGTGAACCAGTCAGAAGGGCCAAGTGGGGTCTGGACAAGATGTACAATGATGTACTCTCTGACAACGGGTCCGTATTTCTTAAGTAGCATAATTAAATGCACCCACTATAAGCGCTCTGTGACAGCGTTGGCTAAAACCCTAAAATCAACATTATTTAGGATATTATTGTTTCGTTTCTTTTCTCCATATGCTGACCTTAGAGAGAGCTGGCGGCGTACGTGCATCTCTGGCGTTGTGGGGGCACTGTTGGACTGTGTGTGGCACAGCCTGAGGTGGGTAGACAACGGTAGCGGCAGGGCCACGTCTCCGTAACAGGCTTCCACTGGAGGCAACACAGGGGTCACGGCCGGACTACTGCTGAAAGGTAACCACACATAGGATGAAGAGGCTACAAAAATCGCTTAAGTGTTTGCCCTTATTTTCCCCCTTAACTAGCAATTAGTACCCATTTAACCTATTGAATTGTTTTAAAACGGAGGTACCATGGATCATTTACAGTTGCATATGGATTTTTAGGACCTATGTAGAAACAGGGTTCCATATTGATTGTTACAGCTACAGAATTCAGCTTATATTCCATCGATCAAATTAGGGCCTGTGCTTTGCTGTTGACTGTAAAGGAAAACCCCACAGTCACAAATATGTTCCTGTTACATTCAACGCTTCCGTTTGTTGTGACTGTTGCTGCCAAATTAATggatattaaaatgtaaaaatgagcGCATTTGTGAGCGCAGGTTTTCCCTTTATTCACTATGTCTTTTTTAACTGGGCAACCaaagacaatatttttattaagaACATTTGAgctgggcacttcttacgtctTTTCTGTTGCTGGTTAATGTCTCATTTAGGCTGCCTCTCAAAGACGAGTCTATACTTGAATCAGAATGTTCCAGGGTAACCTTCCCACGGAGTAACAAAACAAAGTCAACTTGCGCAAAACCACCttttttctcctccaaatttCTAACAGAGCTTAAGTTTCAGATGTACTGTTGTCAAGTCATATTCCTGGACTTGTGGTAAAGGTATACCTATTTGGGTTAAACGAGGAAGCTTATTTAGGAGCACAGCAAAATGCATGAATTCCACAAGTCAAGTTCAGGCTTTATGGATACAATTACAGAGCCATAATGACTTGTGTATTACAGGTTTCGCCAACATTTGAGGCTTCAGTGACagctttttttgtcttttctgcACAACACATTCAAGGGCAATGTTCTTCTGAAATTACAGTAGGCATAATGGCTTCTCCCTTGGCCTTTACCTTGACTTGCAGCTACTGGAGCGTGATTTCCTCTTGATCTTTTGGTAAGGTTGGTCCAGACTAGACTCGGTCCAGGGGGAGTGCTCAATGGGAGGGAGATCTAAGTCCAGGGTGTCTTTGAAGCTAGACTGGAGCTCCTCAAGTGTTGGAATAGCAGGGGGAGGCTGGTGGGGAATAGGCccaggagagggtgaggggCCTGGGAGAGGCTTGGGAGAGTCTGTTGGTTCTCTGGAGGGAGTGGTCTCCACAGATGGTTGGGATGACTGACTGATCACCTCTTCTGgagaaaaacatacaatttattttcacaGAGTagttgcatactgtatgttgtaattTTTGCACATGGTAACTCTCTAACCTTCATCAAGCAGCACCGAATCCGACAGAGAACTATCATCGGAATTGCCCAGACCTGGGGCAAAAAAGCAAATATCTGTATGAATTAATGGGAAGGACAATACCATTAATTCCCAGTCAGAGACTCCCTGATGTTTTTCATCAGTTATAGCCAGTAGGGTGACACTCACCTCTTGGCGCACTGATGCAGCTTGGCCGCGGTGAAGACCGTCCATGTTGTAGGCGCAGTTGAAACGCACTCTCTTGCAGTTGTTTCACTTTTTTCTCCTCACACTTGCACTGCTGTAACCGGCTTTTTTTCACCGCCTTGCTCAGGTGCTCTTCGCGGCACAGTTTCCGGGCTGCTTCGTATATCTGCAACTGCAGTGATAGCTCGGCTTCCACAGAGTTCAGCTCAGAGTCCTACAGGACATGACAGAGGTTGGGCAGACATGAGGAGTTTGACAGTAGGTGCCAAAGAAGGTAGGTCAAAGGCCATAGAATACCTTCAGTTTTAAATACACTTGTGTGTGAGCTTTCACAATAAGTATTTAAAGGAAGAGTGAGTGTATACTGCATTTGTTCTGTTGCCCAGCCCTTCTCAGGCTGCTTACCTTTATTCCCTGTGGGATGCTCAGCTCGTCCAATTTGAAGGCCGCTCCAATGCGTTTGCGAATTTGTGGTGGCTTCTCCCCAGGCAGCAAAGGGTAGTCTGCAGACAGCCGACCAGTCAGCTCCTATACGAAAATGAAAGAAGATACCAACTTGGTTTAAATGTATGGAAAATGTCGGTCATGAATATTAGGCTACTTCAGAGCGAATCAAACCCCTTTTTTGTCCAGTTTTACCAGTTCACAATGTTCATTCGGTTTCGCtataatttgaaatattttatgaaaaacTATCCCAACATGCCGGGACATGGATAATATTTTAAAGTGTCCGTTATGCATTGCTGGTTAGTCATAACCGCTACCCTTTCACAACACATTCTTAGGGCCTCACCAGCTTAGTATATCTCACTGGCCCAGACACAGGCTGAGTGTAAGAAAATGCATATTATTGATATCATTTGTTTATAGACTGACATAACACCCTGTGTTTGTTTTGAGTCagtctaaataaaaaatatgttttgcccTCCAAGCAACCGACTCGCAACAGTCTCAGAGATTTTGGTAATGGTCTGAGTCACTGTTGTGTTCCTGAGAGCAGCAAGGTGTCCTTAAAGCCTCCTCCCAGGCAGCATACTTCCACAGTACAAGTCTTGACAGGAGAGCCAAGCCCTGTGAAAAACCAAAACTGAATGGGATCCTATTctctacatagtgcactacttttgaatgGAGCCCTATTGCAAAAGTAGTGCAATATAAAGGAAATATGGTGTATTTTGGGATGGATACCCAATGTTTCAATCTATGGCAGCTAGTTACAGGTGACTGGCTCCCCCATTGCGTGCAAAGAtggacaggacagagacattCTTATCACTGAATTCGTTTTTTGAAAGCCAGATATGGGAAAGAAAATCTAGTGTGGTATATATTGAATGCCTTCTAATTACCCTACATTATCTCACTTAAAAGACAAAAAATCCAGCCTGACTGGAAGTGGATGAACACTTTTGTCCTCATTGTTGAGGAGCTGCAAACCAAAGAAGCCTTTCAGCTCAGATTTTAGGCAGCCTTAAGTCTCAGTACTTTCAATGCCAGGCAATTATTACATGATTAACATCTTGAAAGAATAGACAAAGCAGCACACTGCTCACCAGTGTCACTTAAGTTTATTAGCTTATACATATTGGATACTTGGCCAGTCAGAGCTTGTTTAAAATCTCTCCATCTTTTATTAAACACATCttctataaaacaaacaaatgtgtaaCTGCTGACATCATGGTTTCACCAATGGGGAAATTTCCACTGGTGTGGTGAAAATGGCCAGAACCCTAgtagagtgagagagtgtgtgtgagtgagtttgTAATAATCA
This sequence is a window from Esox lucius isolate fEsoLuc1 chromosome 17, fEsoLuc1.pri, whole genome shotgun sequence. Protein-coding genes within it:
- the inavab gene encoding innate immunity activator b isoform X2, with translation MEGKEEISDTDSGIILHSSPDSPTTIMKDVITHTRAVKLKHKSLEDRLELCLLELRKLCIREAELTGRLSADYPLLPGEKPPQIRKRIGAAFKLDELSIPQGIKDSELNSVEAELSLQLQIYEAARKLCREEHLSKAVKKSRLQQCKCEEKKVKQLQESAFQLRLQHGRSSPRPSCISAPRDICFFAPGLGNSDDSSLSDSVLLDEEEVISQSSQPSVETTPSREPTDSPKPLPGPSPSPGPIPHQPPPAIPTLEELQSSFKDTLDLDLPPIEHSPWTESSLDQPYQKIKRKSRSSSCKSSSPAVTPVLPPVEACYGDVALPLPLSTHLRLCHTQSNSAPTTPEMHVRRQLSLRVPNSDPPLNLDKDRGRARIPRRRLVDYMVTPPDERGVYGNPAYHSNSETDDSNSEHSAPSYTSSPCREASYDLPRQCQPAYRYQQSSDKEHNSLGSQAYPPGPGYHLQPPQQRSGPSFYRDYYDDGMAYPPEMDMARLYHGHPAPCHSSRYEHWYEAAPVHPQCAVRPLPPHVRLSRAPSLREYSQHPPRGLPRQVVNEELKSWHQRNQFRPSSLDRQGAVRVRNIPGCESPLSQHQTYREQVPQRQVFQRAANTIPVQWFKEDDSEIASQV
- the inavab gene encoding innate immunity activator b isoform X3, whose product is MEGKEEISDTDSGIILHSSPDSPTTIMKDVITHTRAVKLKHKSLEDRLELCLLELRKLCIREAELTGRLSADYPLLPGEKPPQIRKRIGAAFKLDELSIPQGIKDSELNSVEAELSLQLQIYEAARKLCREEHLSKAVKKSRLQQCKCEEKKVKQLQESAFQLRLQHGRSSPRPSCISAPRDICFFAPGLGNSDDSSLSDSVLLDEEVISQSSQPSVETTPSREPTDSPKPLPGPSPSPGPIPHQPPPAIPTLEELQSSFKDTLDLDLPPIEHSPWTESSLDQPYQKIKRKSRSSSCKSSSSPAVTPVLPPVEACYGDVALPLPLSTHLRLCHTQSNSAPTTPEMHVRRQLSLRVPNSDPPLNLDKDRGRARIPRRRLVDYMVTPPDERGVYGNPAYHSNSETDDSNSEHSAPSYTSSPCREASYDLPRQCQPAYRYQQSSDKEHNSLGSQAYPPGPGYHLQPPQQRSGPSFYRDYYDDGMAYPPEMDMARLYHGHPAPCHSSRYEHWYEAAPVHPQCAVRPLPPHVRLSRAPSLREYSQHPPRGLPRQVVNEELKSWHQRNQFRPSSLDRQGAVRVRNIPGCESPLSQHQTYREQVPQRQVFQRAANTIPVQWFKEDDSEIASQV
- the inavab gene encoding innate immunity activator b isoform X1; the encoded protein is MEGKEEISDTDSGIILHSSPDSPTTIMKDVITHTRAVKLKHKSLEDRLELCLLELRKLCIREAELTGRLSADYPLLPGEKPPQIRKRIGAAFKLDELSIPQGIKDSELNSVEAELSLQLQIYEAARKLCREEHLSKAVKKSRLQQCKCEEKKVKQLQESAFQLRLQHGRSSPRPSCISAPRDICFFAPGLGNSDDSSLSDSVLLDEEEVISQSSQPSVETTPSREPTDSPKPLPGPSPSPGPIPHQPPPAIPTLEELQSSFKDTLDLDLPPIEHSPWTESSLDQPYQKIKRKSRSSSCKSSSSPAVTPVLPPVEACYGDVALPLPLSTHLRLCHTQSNSAPTTPEMHVRRQLSLRVPNSDPPLNLDKDRGRARIPRRRLVDYMVTPPDERGVYGNPAYHSNSETDDSNSEHSAPSYTSSPCREASYDLPRQCQPAYRYQQSSDKEHNSLGSQAYPPGPGYHLQPPQQRSGPSFYRDYYDDGMAYPPEMDMARLYHGHPAPCHSSRYEHWYEAAPVHPQCAVRPLPPHVRLSRAPSLREYSQHPPRGLPRQVVNEELKSWHQRNQFRPSSLDRQGAVRVRNIPGCESPLSQHQTYREQVPQRQVFQRAANTIPVQWFKEDDSEIASQV
- the inavab gene encoding innate immunity activator b isoform X5; translation: MEGKEEISDTDSGIILHSSPDSPTTIMKDVITHTRAVKLKHKSLEDRLELCLLELRKLCIREAELTGRLSADYPLLPGEKPPQIRKRIGAAFKLDELSIPQGIKDSELNSVEAELSLQLQIYEAARKLCREEHLSKAVKKSRLQQCKCEEKKVKQLQESAFQLRLQHGRSSPRPSCISAPRGLGNSDDSSLSDSVLLDEEVISQSSQPSVETTPSREPTDSPKPLPGPSPSPGPIPHQPPPAIPTLEELQSSFKDTLDLDLPPIEHSPWTESSLDQPYQKIKRKSRSSSCKSSSSPAVTPVLPPVEACYGDVALPLPLSTHLRLCHTQSNSAPTTPEMHVRRQLSLRVPNSDPPLNLDKDRGRARIPRRRLVDYMVTPPDERGVYGNPAYHSNSETDDSNSEHSAPSYTSSPCREASYDLPRQCQPAYRYQQSSDKEHNSLGSQAYPPGPGYHLQPPQQRSGPSFYRDYYDDGMAYPPEMDMARLYHGHPAPCHSSRYEHWYEAAPVHPQCAVRPLPPHVRLSRAPSLREYSQHPPRGLPRQVVNEELKSWHQRNQFRPSSLDRQGAVRVRNIPGCESPLSQHQTYREQVPQRQVFQRAANTIPVQWFKEDDSEIASQV
- the inavab gene encoding innate immunity activator b isoform X4; its protein translation is MEGKEEISDTDSGIILHSSPDSPTTIMKDVITHTRAVKLKHKSLEDRLELCLLELRKLCIREAELTGRLSADYPLLPGEKPPQIRKRIGAAFKLDELSIPQGIKDSELNSVEAELSLQLQIYEAARKLCREEHLSKAVKKSRLQQCKCEEKKVKQLQESAFQLRLQHGRSSPRPSCISAPRGLGNSDDSSLSDSVLLDEEEVISQSSQPSVETTPSREPTDSPKPLPGPSPSPGPIPHQPPPAIPTLEELQSSFKDTLDLDLPPIEHSPWTESSLDQPYQKIKRKSRSSSCKSSSSPAVTPVLPPVEACYGDVALPLPLSTHLRLCHTQSNSAPTTPEMHVRRQLSLRVPNSDPPLNLDKDRGRARIPRRRLVDYMVTPPDERGVYGNPAYHSNSETDDSNSEHSAPSYTSSPCREASYDLPRQCQPAYRYQQSSDKEHNSLGSQAYPPGPGYHLQPPQQRSGPSFYRDYYDDGMAYPPEMDMARLYHGHPAPCHSSRYEHWYEAAPVHPQCAVRPLPPHVRLSRAPSLREYSQHPPRGLPRQVVNEELKSWHQRNQFRPSSLDRQGAVRVRNIPGCESPLSQHQTYREQVPQRQVFQRAANTIPVQWFKEDDSEIASQV